The Methanobrevibacter sp. DNA segment ATGGAAACAAGTAGATTTGAAACATTTATTGATGCTATAATAGCTATTATCATGACTGTTTTGGTTTTAAAAATTCCCCAACCAACAGAACCTACATTAATGGGACTTTGGAGTTTAAAAACCATGTACATAGCATATTTTATCAGTTTTTTAGTATTATTCAATATTTGGTATAATAACCACAATCTTTTCCAGTTGATTGACACCATTGACAATAAAGTGGTTTGGATTAATGGAGTTATGACATTTATCATTTCATTATTGCCTTACTTTACTATTTGGCTTGCAAATAATGTTTATTCAATACCTGCCGAAACAATGTTTGGAGTGATATTTATAGCAACAAACATTACATATAATCTCGGTGTTTGGGCAGTTTACAAAAGCAATCCTTATAATAAAGAATTGCAGGAGTCTTCTTACAATTCACGTCAAGTATTTATACCCTTCATTGTACTAATCCTCGGATTCGTATTAACATATACTGTTTTTATTCCTGGAATTTATGCTGCATGTATGATTTCCGTTATATTATGGATTATTATAGCTAGAATCAACAGAGGTGGTGGCTGTGGAAACTGAGAGATTTGAAGCATTGATTGATGCAATTCTTGCAATCATCATTACAATTATCGTTTTGGAAATTCCTCTTGCATCAACAGGTAGTTGGGAATCCTTATTGGAGTTAAAATATGAATTTATAATTTATGCAATAAGTTTTATTGTCGTGTTTAACTTTTGGAATTTTAACAATAACCTATTCAGCATCGTGAATAGGATTGACTGGAAAGTCATTTGGAGTATGGGTTTATCATTATTCATAATGTCTTTGCTTCCTTATTTAACAACATTTGTTGCTGAGAACTTCAATTTATTCCTA contains these protein-coding regions:
- a CDS encoding TMEM175 family protein produces the protein METSRFETFIDAIIAIIMTVLVLKIPQPTEPTLMGLWSLKTMYIAYFISFLVLFNIWYNNHNLFQLIDTIDNKVVWINGVMTFIISLLPYFTIWLANNVYSIPAETMFGVIFIATNITYNLGVWAVYKSNPYNKELQESSYNSRQVFIPFIVLILGFVLTYTVFIPGIYAACMISVILWIIIARINRGGGCGN
- a CDS encoding TMEM175 family protein, producing METERFEALIDAILAIIITIIVLEIPLASTGSWESLLELKYEFIIYAISFIVVFNFWNFNNNLFSIVNRIDWKVIWSMGLSLFIMSLLPYLTTFVAENFNLFLPQFFYGLSYIATAILSKLISKFLKESDPGNIALQVVLEKDYIFMMTIVLVSIGMIIGYLAYPPAIITSCLISIVAIWIVPKVLN